TTGAGGAGATTCTCACACAAATTGGTGAAGGGGCTTAAGAAAAGAACAACCTTTCGACCAAAACATTGCATGACCTCTTATCTTTAAAAGCTCTCTTTAGTCCGTCATTAACACCGTAATTAACCTAATGACTGTTCCATTAACACAAGTTCTTCCGCTAATCGTTTGCTACGCTCGAGTACATCTTGATCAATAATTTCATTTTGTTTATTGAAATGATTACTATGTGCATACACATAGCTCGGTGGCACAAATGCTCTAAAATAACCCGCTATCGGCTTCAATTGATTTTCTATCACTAGATAATGCTGATACGTCCCACCTGTAGCAACAAATCCAATGACCTTTTTTCTAAACATTGAAACAGGCGCGAGATCAAATAAGTTCTTTAAGGCCCCTGTGAGTGAGGATTGAAAAATTGGTGTTCCGATAAGAAAACAATCGGCTGAATTCATAATATCCAGGACTTTTTTTGTATCTCCTTCATAAGTGTCCGGATCACGGCCATCACAAAATTGTACTTGATATTCCTTTAAATCAAGGAGTTCAACTTCCACCTCTGAATCTACCTTCTTAATATCCTCTAAAACATTTTCAACAAGCACACGTGTTTTACTCCCTACAATCGTACCTGAAATTCCAACAACCTTCATCATCTGATCCCCCCAAATTATTAATTAACTGATACATTTTTTTATTAAAAGGTAACATTAGCTCCTACTTCGTGGTTATGTAAGGACTGCAATGGCCGATGCAATCTCTAATATATGCATATCCTCCACTTTTTCTATAGTTTCGTTTGAATATTGATAGGAAAGCACCCCGACTCCCCTACCCGTTACATAGAGACAAAAGCGGGGCACAATCCTAATCTTCTTATTTCTATTAATCTAACTTAGGATTAATTCGTGATTCAGGTTTGTCTGACCATGGTTCTAACGCTGGAGTCATATAATGAATCTTTACTTTTCTTTCCGTAAGTCTCCATTTACCAGTACGGTTGCTTAATTTATCCCAGTACGTAGCAGCAATGACAAGTGGAACACCAACCGCGTTCGTTGCTGTCGCATCAACATCAGCGACGGCTGTGGCTGTGCCATTTTTAATATCAACATTAATCACTTCGTTCATCGCATAGTGATGTGTTTCAGGAAGACCCTCCCAGATCGCTTGTGTTTTCTCTAAAATCTCTTGTTTATTAGCACAATAACCCCAAGGATCTCCAATATCCCAGACAGCATCATCTTCCCACTGGTCCAAAAATAGACTTTCGTCTTTCTTATCAACTCCGTGATTATAATTGGCAATGACCTCTTTAATTTGCTCGCGTGCTTCTAATTCTAAAATTCTCTCTTCAAGCGAACGCCCATTTGACATCTTATTTCCCTCTCTTCACTGTAGGTTTC
This genomic window from Desertibacillus haloalkaliphilus contains:
- a CDS encoding NADPH-dependent FMN reductase; the encoded protein is MKVVGISGTIVGSKTRVLVENVLEDIKKVDSEVEVELLDLKEYQVQFCDGRDPDTYEGDTKKVLDIMNSADCFLIGTPIFQSSLTGALKNLFDLAPVSMFRKKVIGFVATGGTYQHYLVIENQLKPIAGYFRAFVPPSYVYAHSNHFNKQNEIIDQDVLERSKRLAEELVLMEQSLG
- a CDS encoding nuclear transport factor 2 family protein produces the protein MSNGRSLEERILELEAREQIKEVIANYNHGVDKKDESLFLDQWEDDAVWDIGDPWGYCANKQEILEKTQAIWEGLPETHHYAMNEVINVDIKNGTATAVADVDATATNAVGVPLVIAATYWDKLSNRTGKWRLTERKVKIHYMTPALEPWSDKPESRINPKLD